One segment of Leeia aquatica DNA contains the following:
- a CDS encoding NAD(P)(+) transhydrogenase (Re/Si-specific) subunit beta: MMQNLIALAYLAASILFILALKGLASPDSARRGNVYGVLGMLIAVVATLLLMHKPVWALLAGAMLVGATVGGTLAKRVQMTQMPELVAAMHSLVGLAAVLIAVAAIYHTGEHHTPAQRVELFIGAFIGAITFTASVVAYGKLSGRFGAKPLAFGGQHLLNLLLALGMVGFGVVYFTSESQAAFLMMLAIALVLGVLLIVPIGGADMPVVVSMLNSYSGWAAAGIGFTLGNPVLIIAGACVGSSGAILSYIMCRAMNRSILSVLLGGFGAEAAAGPAGNSGPKNYKSGSADDALFLMKNADSVVIVPGYGLAVARAQHALQELAEKLMHDGVNVRYAIHPVAGRMPGHMNVLLAEAEVPYEQVLEMEEINNDFSSTDVVLVIGANDVVNPAAKTDPASPIYGMPILEAHKARTILVVKRSMAAGYAGLDNDLFYLDKSMMVFGDAKKVVEDMVKAYG; encoded by the coding sequence ATGATGCAGAACCTGATTGCACTGGCCTATCTGGCCGCGTCCATCCTGTTCATTCTGGCCCTGAAGGGTCTGGCTTCACCGGACTCGGCCCGGCGTGGCAATGTCTATGGCGTGCTGGGCATGCTGATTGCGGTGGTTGCCACCCTGCTGCTGATGCACAAGCCGGTGTGGGCCTTGCTGGCGGGTGCCATGCTGGTGGGCGCGACCGTTGGCGGCACGCTGGCCAAGCGGGTGCAGATGACGCAAATGCCCGAGCTGGTGGCTGCCATGCACTCACTGGTGGGTCTGGCCGCCGTGCTGATTGCGGTGGCTGCCATTTACCATACCGGCGAGCACCATACCCCGGCACAGCGGGTGGAGCTGTTCATCGGCGCCTTCATCGGGGCGATTACCTTTACCGCTTCGGTGGTGGCCTATGGCAAGCTGTCCGGCCGCTTCGGTGCCAAACCGCTGGCATTTGGTGGCCAGCATCTGCTCAACCTGTTGTTGGCGCTGGGCATGGTGGGCTTTGGCGTGGTGTATTTTACCAGCGAAAGCCAGGCCGCCTTCCTGATGATGCTGGCGATTGCGCTGGTGCTGGGCGTGCTGCTGATCGTGCCGATCGGCGGTGCCGACATGCCGGTGGTGGTGTCAATGCTGAACAGCTACTCCGGCTGGGCTGCAGCCGGTATCGGCTTCACGCTGGGTAACCCGGTGCTGATCATTGCCGGTGCCTGCGTCGGCTCCAGCGGGGCGATCCTGTCCTACATCATGTGCAGGGCGATGAACCGCTCCATCCTCTCGGTGCTGCTTGGCGGCTTTGGCGCCGAAGCTGCGGCAGGACCTGCAGGTAACAGCGGGCCGAAGAACTACAAGTCCGGCAGCGCCGACGACGCCCTGTTCCTGATGAAGAATGCCGACAGCGTGGTGATCGTGCCGGGCTATGGTCTGGCAGTGGCACGCGCCCAGCACGCACTGCAGGAGCTGGCGGAGAAGCTGATGCATGATGGGGTCAATGTCCGCTACGCCATCCACCCGGTAGCGGGCCGCATGCCCGGCCACATGAACGTGCTGCTGGCCGAAGCCGAAGTACCCTACGAGCAGGTGCTGGAAATGGAGGAGATCAACAACGACTTCTCCAGTACCGATGTGGTGCTGGTGATCGGCGCCAACGACGTGGTCAACCCGGCGGCCAAGACCGATCCGGCCAGTCCGATCTACGGCATGCCGATTCTGGAAGCGCACAAAGCCCGTACCATTCTGGTGGTGAAGCGTTCCATGGCAGCAGGCTACGCCGGGCTCGACAATGACCTGTTCTACCTCGACAAGAGCATGATGGTGTTTGGCGACGCCAAGAAGGTGGTCGAAGACATGGTCAAGGCCTACGGCTGA
- a CDS encoding glutamate-5-semialdehyde dehydrogenase, translated as MSTDLHAYMQGLGQQARAASRLMARAETAQKNAALLAIAEAIESRRSELVAANQADLDAARAAGLDSALLDRLALSDKAIATMIEGLQQIAALADPIGEITELKYRPTGIQVGKMRVPLGVIGIIYEARPNVTIDAAALCLKSGNATILRGGSEAIRANQVLARCIRDGLEQAGLPAEAVQVVDTTDRAAVGLLITMPEYVDVIVPRGGKGLIERISRDARVPVIKHLDGICHVYIDNDADVDMAIRVADNAKTQRYAPCNTMETLLVHQDIAATVLPQLADIYRRKEVELRGCPATQALLPGIKAATEEDWVTEYLAPILSIRIVADLDAAIEHINHYGSHHTDSIITEHYSKARRFLREVDSSSVMINASTRFADGFEYGLGAEIGISTDKLHARGPVGLDGLTSQKYVVFGNGEIRQ; from the coding sequence ATGTCAACCGACCTCCACGCCTATATGCAAGGGCTGGGCCAACAAGCCCGAGCCGCCTCGCGTTTGATGGCCCGTGCTGAAACCGCGCAAAAGAATGCCGCGCTACTGGCCATCGCCGAGGCGATCGAATCCCGTCGCAGCGAGCTGGTGGCGGCCAACCAGGCCGATCTGGACGCCGCGCGCGCCGCCGGACTGGACAGCGCGCTGCTTGATCGGCTGGCCCTGTCGGACAAGGCGATTGCCACCATGATCGAGGGGCTGCAGCAGATTGCCGCGCTGGCCGACCCGATTGGCGAAATCACCGAGCTCAAATATCGCCCGACCGGCATTCAGGTGGGCAAGATGCGGGTGCCGCTAGGGGTGATCGGCATCATCTATGAGGCTCGGCCCAATGTGACCATTGACGCCGCCGCCTTGTGCCTAAAATCCGGCAATGCCACCATTCTGCGCGGCGGCTCGGAAGCCATCCGCGCCAACCAGGTCCTGGCCCGCTGCATTCGGGATGGCCTGGAGCAAGCCGGTTTACCCGCTGAAGCGGTACAGGTGGTCGACACCACCGACCGCGCCGCTGTAGGCCTCTTGATTACCATGCCGGAATACGTGGACGTGATCGTGCCACGCGGTGGCAAGGGGCTGATCGAGCGCATCAGCCGTGATGCACGGGTACCGGTGATCAAGCACCTGGACGGCATCTGCCATGTCTACATCGACAACGATGCCGATGTAGACATGGCCATCCGGGTGGCCGACAACGCCAAGACCCAGCGCTACGCACCGTGCAACACCATGGAAACCCTGCTGGTACATCAGGACATCGCCGCCACGGTACTACCACAGCTAGCGGACATTTACCGGCGCAAGGAGGTCGAACTGCGTGGCTGCCCGGCCACCCAGGCCCTGCTGCCCGGCATCAAGGCCGCCACTGAGGAAGACTGGGTGACGGAATACCTGGCACCGATCCTGTCGATCCGCATCGTGGCGGATCTGGATGCGGCTATCGAACACATCAACCACTATGGCTCGCACCACACCGACAGCATCATCACCGAGCATTACAGCAAGGCGCGACGTTTCCTGCGCGAGGTGGACTCCAGCTCGGTGATGATCAATGCCTCCACCCGTTTTGCCGATGGCTTCGAGTACGGGCTGGGCGCCGAGATCGGCATCTCTACCGACAAGCTGCATGCACGCGGCCCGGTGGGGCTGGATGGGCTGACCAGCCAGAAGTATGTGGTATTCGGCAATGGGGAAATCCGCCAGTAA
- a CDS encoding DUF47 domain-containing protein, translating to MSNFLTTLIAKVSPREEKFFDWFNQHADLVVNAAKHLAAMSAEQDHSFKGHFEAIEGLERQADDVSREILLALHRTFVTPFDRGEIKDLATALDDVIDIIEQIPVRASMYGLTRFTPEMAALGQIVLRATEKLKEAVAMLNDMNHADRIIKACHDVTVIEDDADRVMRNGISRLFAEETEARVLLATKELYELYEAAVDRCEDAADVIHSVVLERI from the coding sequence ATGTCCAATTTTCTGACCACATTGATCGCCAAGGTCTCTCCGCGCGAAGAGAAGTTTTTTGACTGGTTCAACCAGCATGCCGACTTGGTCGTCAATGCTGCCAAGCATCTGGCGGCCATGAGCGCCGAGCAGGACCATTCCTTCAAAGGGCATTTTGAAGCCATCGAAGGTCTGGAGCGTCAGGCGGATGATGTGTCGCGGGAAATCCTGCTGGCACTGCACCGCACTTTTGTGACGCCGTTTGACCGTGGCGAGATCAAGGATCTGGCGACTGCGCTGGACGACGTGATCGACATCATCGAACAGATTCCGGTGCGTGCTTCCATGTACGGTCTGACCCGCTTCACGCCGGAAATGGCTGCACTGGGCCAGATCGTGCTGCGTGCAACCGAGAAGCTGAAAGAAGCGGTGGCGATGCTGAACGACATGAACCATGCCGATCGCATCATCAAGGCCTGCCATGACGTCACGGTGATCGAAGACGATGCCGACCGCGTGATGCGCAACGGCATCTCCCGCCTGTTTGCCGAAGAGACTGAAGCCCGGGTCCTGCTGGCCACCAAGGAGCTGTACGAGCTGTACGAAGCCGCGGTGGACCGTTGCGAAGATGCCGCGGACGTGATCCACAGCGTGGTGCTGGAACGGATCTGA
- a CDS encoding LysE family translocator → MPLHTWLLYIVTVSVVIMTPGPGMLLVMNHALRYGTRPALATISGNACGVLCLMLVTAAGLGALLAASATAFVVLKLAGAAYLVYLGIRVWRAPATPFQVEAGVTMRPLTTLFRDGLLMALSNPKILLFFAALFPQFIDPHASQALQLGILASTHLSIELICSSLYLLGSRKLAPLLAEARRVRLFNRTTGGMFVGFGCLLGLSQR, encoded by the coding sequence GTGCCCCTGCATACCTGGTTACTGTATATCGTCACCGTCAGCGTCGTCATCATGACGCCGGGCCCTGGCATGCTGCTGGTCATGAACCATGCCTTGCGTTATGGTACCCGCCCTGCGCTGGCGACCATCTCCGGCAATGCCTGCGGCGTACTGTGCCTGATGCTGGTCACCGCTGCCGGGCTGGGCGCCTTGCTGGCCGCTTCCGCTACCGCGTTTGTGGTGCTCAAGCTGGCGGGCGCCGCTTATCTGGTTTACCTGGGCATCCGGGTCTGGCGGGCACCCGCCACGCCGTTTCAGGTGGAGGCCGGCGTGACGATGAGACCGTTGACCACCCTGTTTCGTGATGGCTTGCTGATGGCGCTGAGCAACCCGAAGATCCTGCTGTTCTTCGCGGCTTTGTTCCCGCAGTTCATTGACCCGCATGCCTCCCAAGCCTTGCAACTGGGCATTCTGGCCAGCACCCATCTCAGCATTGAGCTGATCTGCTCCTCGCTGTATCTGCTGGGCAGTCGCAAGCTGGCCCCACTGCTGGCCGAAGCCCGGCGAGTGCGACTGTTCAACCGGACGACCGGGGGCATGTTTGTCGGCTTTGGTTGCCTGCTGGGGCTGTCACAACGATGA
- a CDS encoding Re/Si-specific NAD(P)(+) transhydrogenase subunit alpha, which yields MRIGIIKETALSEPRVAATPETVKKLVAAGQQLIIERGAGRASSILDDDYAQAGAELLDDSSSVLRQAQILLKVQAPSADELAQLNPGCAVLSIVHPHKNPLLPDYARAGLSVLAMELMPRITRAQSMDVLSSQANIAGYRAVLLASQYYGRFIPMLMTAAGTVKAARVLVLGAGVAGLQAIATAKRLGAVVEAFDVRRAAKEQVESLGARFVEVPVEESGDAAGGYAREMSDEYKARQAELIHERACQADMVISTALIPGRPAPVLIKAATVAAMKSGAVLVDLAAESGGNIEGTVDGEVVTTERGVTLIGTRNIAGLVAADASALYARNLLNFLLPMLDKEHGLQLNPDDELVKATLVVADGQVRFGQPAAQ from the coding sequence ATGCGCATCGGCATCATCAAGGAGACCGCGCTGTCCGAACCGCGGGTCGCCGCCACACCGGAAACGGTAAAGAAACTGGTGGCCGCCGGACAGCAACTGATCATCGAACGGGGCGCAGGCCGCGCTTCCAGCATTCTGGACGACGACTATGCCCAGGCGGGTGCCGAGCTGCTGGACGACAGCAGCAGCGTGCTGCGTCAGGCGCAGATCCTGCTCAAGGTGCAAGCACCGAGCGCGGATGAGCTAGCTCAGCTCAATCCGGGCTGCGCCGTTCTCAGCATCGTGCATCCGCACAAGAACCCCTTGTTGCCGGACTACGCCCGGGCTGGGCTCTCGGTGCTGGCCATGGAGCTGATGCCACGCATTACCCGCGCACAAAGCATGGACGTGCTGTCCAGCCAGGCCAATATTGCCGGTTATCGCGCAGTGCTGCTGGCCAGCCAGTATTACGGTCGCTTCATCCCGATGTTGATGACCGCTGCCGGTACGGTCAAGGCCGCCCGTGTGCTGGTACTTGGTGCCGGGGTGGCTGGCCTGCAGGCCATCGCCACCGCCAAGCGGCTGGGCGCTGTGGTGGAAGCGTTTGACGTGCGCCGCGCCGCCAAGGAGCAGGTGGAATCCCTTGGCGCACGCTTTGTGGAAGTACCGGTGGAAGAATCCGGCGATGCCGCCGGTGGCTATGCCCGCGAGATGTCCGACGAATACAAGGCGCGGCAGGCCGAACTGATCCACGAGCGCGCCTGCCAGGCAGATATGGTAATCAGCACGGCATTGATTCCGGGGCGCCCGGCGCCGGTGCTGATCAAAGCCGCGACCGTCGCCGCCATGAAGTCCGGCGCGGTGCTGGTCGATCTGGCGGCTGAGAGCGGCGGCAATATCGAGGGCACAGTCGACGGCGAGGTGGTGACCACCGAGCGCGGCGTCACCCTGATCGGCACCCGCAACATTGCCGGTCTGGTGGCGGCGGACGCTTCGGCGCTGTACGCCCGCAACCTGCTCAATTTCCTGCTGCCGATGCTGGACAAGGAGCACGGTCTGCAACTCAACCCTGATGATGAACTGGTCAAGGCCACTCTGGTGGTCGCCGACGGGCAGGTGCGGTTTGGCCAGCCTGCTGCCCAATAA
- a CDS encoding carbonic anhydrase: protein MTRFVALLALLCCLPASAAWRTVYSNNSVAVSMDESTWQVKGMQATLWTRDRYVQAAQADPGDFYFKSMNQQAQYACDRHTITPLLTVYYDLADQEIKRLNGDGKAIPVVPGSLEERKFNLACKVTPVGLVKENTPPPPGKPAAAPAGKPATGKPADKGKPGDKANGKKPEAKPGSKPEAKPETALTAASGPVAIEPPQGESTLSEAAQIRNLLQNLREDNDRYRKARNEAYFKPIRDGQFPRATVVTCADSRVQTPVFDQNPEGDLFMVRNIGNQLVNSEGSVEYGVRHLKTPVLIFVGHVACGAVKAAMGDYSEESRPIRKELDNLRLDKKLNLTDNVIRNVHLQVRAGMIKFEPEVKAGKLAVIGAVYDFRNDLKQGYGKLVFVDYNGETSAAKIAKLIGSSDSKPAAPAKPVKKKP from the coding sequence ATGACACGCTTCGTCGCCCTGCTCGCCCTGTTGTGTTGCCTGCCCGCCAGCGCCGCCTGGCGCACGGTGTACAGCAATAACTCGGTTGCGGTGTCCATGGACGAGAGTACTTGGCAGGTCAAGGGCATGCAGGCCACCCTGTGGACACGGGACCGCTATGTGCAGGCCGCACAAGCCGATCCCGGCGACTTCTACTTCAAAAGCATGAACCAGCAGGCGCAATATGCCTGTGACCGCCACACCATCACCCCGCTGCTGACGGTGTACTACGATTTGGCCGATCAGGAAATCAAGCGCCTGAACGGGGATGGCAAAGCGATCCCGGTGGTGCCCGGCTCGCTGGAGGAGCGCAAGTTCAATCTGGCCTGCAAGGTGACCCCGGTCGGGCTGGTCAAGGAGAACACGCCGCCGCCACCCGGCAAACCGGCAGCGGCCCCGGCAGGCAAACCGGCTACCGGCAAGCCCGCGGACAAGGGCAAACCCGGCGACAAGGCCAACGGCAAAAAGCCGGAAGCCAAGCCCGGCAGCAAACCCGAGGCCAAGCCGGAAACCGCCCTGACCGCCGCCAGTGGCCCGGTCGCCATTGAGCCGCCACAGGGCGAAAGCACGCTGTCTGAAGCTGCGCAAATTCGCAATTTGCTGCAAAACCTGCGCGAGGACAACGATCGCTATCGCAAAGCACGCAATGAAGCTTACTTCAAACCGATCCGTGATGGGCAGTTCCCGCGTGCCACTGTGGTGACCTGTGCGGACTCCCGGGTACAAACCCCGGTGTTCGACCAGAACCCGGAAGGGGACCTGTTCATGGTGCGCAACATCGGCAACCAGCTGGTGAACAGTGAGGGCTCGGTCGAGTATGGGGTGCGTCACCTGAAGACCCCGGTGCTGATTTTTGTCGGCCACGTCGCATGCGGCGCGGTGAAGGCCGCAATGGGCGATTACAGCGAAGAATCCCGCCCGATCCGCAAGGAGCTGGACAACCTGCGGCTGGACAAGAAGCTGAACCTGACCGATAACGTGATTCGCAACGTTCACCTGCAGGTCCGGGCCGGCATGATCAAGTTCGAGCCGGAGGTGAAGGCCGGCAAGCTGGCGGTCATCGGTGCCGTGTATGACTTCCGTAATGACCTCAAGCAGGGCTATGGCAAGCTGGTGTTTGTCGATTACAACGGCGAAACCAGTGCCGCCAAGATCGCCAAACTGATCGGCAGTAGCGACAGCAAGCCCGCAGCCCCCGCCAAACCCGTCAAGAAGAAGCCCTGA
- a CDS encoding LysE family translocator, which translates to MSMQQWWLYLVTVFAISATPGPNMLLVMHSGMRHGLRGALDTMAGCMTALMVLMGLSATGLGLLLSTSAHLFTALRWLGAAYLIWLGIQCWRHATPRDSAQPSTPQRPAQRFRQGFLVAISNPKAILFFGALFPQFIQHDAPQTPQLLVMCLTFLIVEFGWQLAYASGGVRIAPWLETPRIQRRFNQTTGGVFIGFGALMALVQQK; encoded by the coding sequence ATGAGCATGCAGCAGTGGTGGCTCTATCTGGTTACGGTGTTCGCCATTTCGGCTACACCGGGGCCAAACATGCTGTTGGTGATGCACAGCGGCATGCGCCATGGCCTGCGCGGTGCGCTGGACACCATGGCAGGCTGCATGACCGCCCTGATGGTACTGATGGGCCTGTCAGCCACCGGGCTGGGCCTGCTGCTGTCCACCTCGGCCCATCTGTTTACTGCGTTGCGCTGGCTGGGTGCCGCCTATCTGATCTGGCTGGGCATCCAGTGCTGGCGCCACGCCACCCCCAGGGACAGTGCGCAGCCCAGTACGCCACAACGCCCGGCACAGCGGTTCCGGCAAGGTTTTCTGGTGGCCATCAGCAACCCCAAGGCCATCCTGTTCTTCGGGGCACTGTTTCCGCAGTTCATTCAGCATGATGCGCCGCAAACACCGCAGCTGCTGGTGATGTGCCTGACCTTCCTGATCGTGGAATTTGGCTGGCAGCTCGCCTATGCTTCGGGTGGAGTACGCATTGCGCCGTGGCTGGAAACCCCACGTATCCAGCGTCGTTTCAATCAAACCACCGGTGGGGTGTTCATCGGTTTCGGTGCCTTGATGGCACTGGTACAACAAAAATAG
- a CDS encoding inorganic phosphate transporter, translating to MTTHLMLMVGLLVLLALAFDFMNGFHDAANSIATIVSTQVLSPQLAVAWAAFFNFIAFLVFDHTVAATIGKGTVHPEIVDNAVIFGALVGALTWNIITWFFGIPSSSSHALVGGLAGAAVAKAGPTALIGGGFIKTAVAIVLSPLLGMLLAITLSVIVTWLCVRSTPVGVDMRFRKLQFVSAALYSLGHGGNDAQKTMGIIMLLLISNGLLDSHAGLPMWVVLSCQVAMGLGTLFGGWRIVKTMGMGITKLKPMGGFCAETSGAITLFLATSLGVPVSTTHTITGAIVGVGASRRFSAVRWGLAGRIVWAWVLTIPAAALVSALCWKLGTQFM from the coding sequence ATGACGACTCATCTGATGCTGATGGTCGGCTTGCTGGTGCTGCTCGCGCTGGCATTCGACTTCATGAACGGGTTTCACGATGCGGCCAACTCAATTGCCACCATCGTGTCGACCCAGGTGCTCTCACCACAGCTGGCGGTGGCGTGGGCGGCCTTTTTCAACTTTATCGCCTTCTTGGTATTTGACCACACGGTGGCGGCCACCATCGGCAAGGGGACCGTGCACCCGGAGATCGTGGATAACGCGGTGATCTTCGGCGCACTGGTAGGCGCGCTGACCTGGAACATCATTACCTGGTTCTTTGGCATCCCGTCCAGCTCCTCGCACGCACTGGTTGGTGGTCTGGCCGGGGCCGCGGTGGCCAAGGCAGGCCCAACGGCGCTGATCGGCGGTGGCTTCATCAAGACCGCAGTGGCGATTGTGCTGTCACCGTTGCTGGGCATGCTGCTGGCCATTACCTTGTCGGTGATCGTGACCTGGCTGTGTGTCCGCTCCACGCCGGTGGGGGTCGACATGCGTTTCCGCAAGCTGCAGTTTGTGTCGGCTGCGCTGTACAGCTTGGGCCACGGTGGCAATGATGCGCAGAAGACCATGGGCATCATCATGCTGTTGCTGATCTCCAATGGCCTGCTGGATAGCCATGCCGGTTTGCCGATGTGGGTGGTGCTGTCGTGTCAGGTGGCGATGGGGCTGGGCACCTTGTTCGGTGGCTGGCGTATCGTCAAGACCATGGGCATGGGCATTACCAAGCTCAAGCCGATGGGCGGCTTCTGCGCCGAAACCTCCGGGGCGATCACCCTGTTCCTCGCCACCTCGCTGGGAGTGCCGGTATCGACCACCCACACCATCACCGGCGCCATTGTCGGGGTGGGCGCTTCACGTCGCTTCTCGGCCGTGCGCTGGGGCTTGGCAGGCCGCATCGTCTGGGCCTGGGTGTTGACCATTCCGGCGGCGGCGCTGGTGTCTGCTTTGTGCTGGAAGCTGGGTACCCAGTTCATGTAA
- a CDS encoding proton-translocating transhydrogenase family protein, with the protein MDPLIVNLTIFVLAVFVGYHVVWNVTPALHTPLMAVTNAISGIIVVGALLQVVDINGEQLTVTSVLGALAVLLASINIFGGFMVTQRMLDMFKKKDRKKQGGA; encoded by the coding sequence ATGGATCCGCTGATTGTCAATCTGACCATCTTCGTGCTGGCTGTGTTTGTCGGCTACCACGTGGTCTGGAATGTGACCCCCGCCCTGCATACGCCGCTGATGGCGGTGACCAATGCCATTTCCGGCATCATCGTGGTCGGGGCCTTGCTGCAGGTGGTGGACATCAATGGTGAGCAACTCACCGTGACCTCGGTGCTGGGGGCGCTGGCAGTGCTGCTGGCCTCCATCAATATCTTCGGGGGCTTCATGGTCACCCAGCGCATGCTGGACATGTTCAAGAAGAAAGACCGCAAAAAGCAGGGGGGGGCATGA
- a CDS encoding AI-2E family transporter, with the protein MNRPQYLASLLLAAALLILIPKTHLLPAMLAGLLVHELVAVLAPRVLRGAQQAERARLLVVAGIAATVLLILVLLVIGGLFLLRSGNPTALLQKMADILADTRSMLPEAFRSYLPVGTDSLKQAAIDWLREHASELQSVGKETGLMVAHLLIGMVVGALVSLRQVRSHRHVGPLAQALQERAFRFANAFRDVVFAQVTIAAINAVFTALYLAAVLPLFGIHLPLTKTMILLTFLFGLIPVLGNLASNTVIFVVSLSHSPQVAVASLLYLVVIHKLEYFLNARIVGARIQAAAWELLLAMLLMDALFGIPGVILAPIYYAYLKRELSAAGQI; encoded by the coding sequence GTGAATCGTCCGCAATACCTGGCCAGCCTGCTGCTGGCCGCCGCGCTGCTGATCCTGATTCCCAAAACCCACTTGCTGCCCGCCATGCTGGCCGGATTGCTGGTACACGAGCTGGTGGCCGTGCTGGCCCCGCGTGTGCTGCGCGGCGCGCAGCAGGCGGAGCGGGCACGCTTGCTGGTGGTGGCCGGCATTGCGGCAACCGTATTACTGATTCTAGTCTTGCTGGTCATCGGCGGCCTGTTCCTGCTGCGCAGTGGCAACCCCACGGCGCTGCTGCAGAAAATGGCCGATATCCTGGCCGATACCCGCAGCATGCTGCCAGAAGCGTTTCGCAGCTACCTGCCGGTGGGCACCGACAGTCTGAAGCAGGCTGCGATAGACTGGCTGCGCGAGCACGCCAGCGAGCTGCAGAGCGTCGGCAAGGAAACCGGGCTGATGGTCGCCCACCTGCTGATCGGCATGGTGGTCGGGGCCCTGGTCTCGTTGCGGCAGGTGCGCAGCCACCGCCATGTCGGGCCACTGGCGCAGGCGCTGCAGGAGCGGGCGTTCCGCTTTGCCAATGCCTTCCGCGACGTGGTCTTTGCCCAAGTGACGATTGCGGCCATCAATGCCGTGTTCACCGCCCTCTATCTGGCGGCGGTGCTACCCCTGTTTGGCATTCACCTGCCGCTGACTAAAACCATGATCCTGCTCACTTTCCTGTTTGGTTTGATCCCGGTACTGGGTAATCTGGCCTCCAATACGGTGATCTTTGTGGTCAGCCTCAGCCATTCCCCACAGGTGGCTGTCGCCTCCTTGCTGTACCTGGTGGTGATCCACAAGCTGGAGTATTTTCTCAACGCCCGCATTGTCGGTGCCCGCATCCAGGCAGCTGCCTGGGAACTACTGCTGGCCATGCTGTTGATGGACGCCCTGTTTGGCATCCCTGGTGTGATCCTCGCCCCGATCTACTACGCATACCTGAAACGGGAGCTGTCCGCCGCCGGGCAAATCTGA
- a CDS encoding DMT family transporter, translating to MAYPHPGWRGHLQVALAMAMVGSFVVVGKLLDAALPIGVLSWLRFSVALLVLWPWVYWKKLPQPQGREWGQLALAAFCGVFGFSLCTLYGVRDLPGIEAGILLGTLPACVALVAWGLLKQRPDRRATIAIVLACLATVLLQTPAQSVVGGHALRGSVLIILALLGEGVFAAMGQTLGQRLSPLVVTTWVSTFAWLMFLPLAVWEAPRVVWSQLGLPHLATMLYLGLGITVLCFVLFFHGVRQISSAATGVLTTVLPLSATLLSALILHEPLQLQHAAALGLVVAAVLVVVRPAVTVQPA from the coding sequence ATGGCTTACCCACACCCCGGCTGGCGGGGTCACCTGCAAGTTGCGCTGGCCATGGCAATGGTCGGCAGTTTTGTGGTGGTCGGCAAGCTGCTGGATGCCGCACTGCCGATCGGCGTACTGTCCTGGCTGCGTTTCAGTGTCGCCTTGCTGGTACTCTGGCCCTGGGTGTACTGGAAAAAACTGCCGCAACCGCAAGGTCGAGAATGGGGGCAACTGGCGCTCGCTGCTTTCTGCGGGGTGTTCGGCTTTTCGCTGTGCACCTTGTATGGGGTGCGCGATCTGCCCGGCATTGAGGCGGGCATTCTGCTTGGCACCCTGCCCGCTTGCGTGGCCCTGGTCGCGTGGGGCTTGCTCAAGCAACGTCCCGATCGCCGTGCCACCATCGCCATTGTGCTGGCCTGCCTCGCCACCGTGCTGCTGCAAACTCCGGCACAGAGCGTGGTCGGCGGGCACGCCCTGCGCGGCAGCGTACTGATCATTCTGGCCTTGCTGGGCGAGGGGGTGTTCGCCGCCATGGGCCAGACACTGGGCCAACGCCTGTCGCCCCTGGTGGTCACCACCTGGGTCAGCACCTTTGCCTGGCTGATGTTCCTGCCGCTGGCGGTCTGGGAAGCCCCTCGGGTCGTCTGGTCACAGCTGGGCTTGCCACACCTGGCCACCATGCTCTATCTGGGGCTGGGCATCACCGTGCTGTGCTTTGTCTTGTTCTTCCATGGCGTACGCCAGATCAGCAGTGCCGCAACTGGCGTACTGACCACGGTACTGCCCCTGTCGGCCACCTTGCTTAGCGCCCTCATCTTGCACGAGCCATTGCAGCTGCAGCATGCGGCCGCCCTGGGTCTGGTGGTCGCCGCGGTACTGGTGGTGGTACGCCCTGCGGTCACGGTTCAGCCTGCTTGA